One region of Flavobacterium sp. KACC 22763 genomic DNA includes:
- the tsaD gene encoding tRNA (adenosine(37)-N6)-threonylcarbamoyltransferase complex transferase subunit TsaD, whose product MQNPEVFILAIESSCDDTAAAVLHNDKVLSNVVANQLIHNQYGGVVPELASRAHQQNIVPVIDAALRKANVQKEQLSAIAFTQGPGLMGSLLVGTSFSKSLSLALNVPLIAVNHMHAHILAHFIDEEGYDKPEFPFLALTISGGHTQIVKVNSFFDMEIIGETTDDAVGEAFDKSAKILGLPYPGGPLIDKYAKEGNPKAFPFTKPKVPGLDFSFSGLKTAILYFIQKNKQQNPNFIEENLNDICASIQHTIIEILMDKIKLAVKETGITQIAIGGGVSANSGIRNTLKETESKYGWKTFIPKFEYTTDNAAMIGIVGYQKYLSNRFETSAVVSKARIEF is encoded by the coding sequence ATGCAAAATCCAGAGGTTTTTATTCTAGCCATCGAAAGTTCATGCGATGATACTGCTGCCGCGGTTTTACATAACGACAAAGTATTGTCAAATGTTGTAGCCAATCAATTAATTCATAATCAATACGGAGGTGTTGTCCCTGAATTGGCTTCCCGAGCGCATCAGCAGAATATTGTTCCTGTGATAGATGCTGCACTTCGTAAAGCAAATGTACAAAAAGAACAGTTAAGCGCAATCGCATTTACACAAGGTCCAGGATTAATGGGCTCTTTATTGGTGGGGACTTCTTTCAGCAAATCATTATCATTAGCCTTAAATGTGCCACTAATTGCTGTAAATCACATGCATGCCCATATTTTAGCTCATTTTATTGATGAAGAAGGCTACGATAAACCTGAATTTCCTTTTTTAGCTTTAACCATTAGCGGAGGACATACTCAGATAGTAAAAGTGAATAGTTTTTTTGATATGGAAATTATCGGAGAAACTACAGATGATGCTGTCGGTGAAGCTTTTGATAAAAGTGCCAAAATCCTTGGACTTCCATACCCTGGCGGACCTTTGATTGATAAATATGCGAAAGAAGGAAATCCGAAAGCATTTCCTTTTACAAAACCGAAAGTTCCGGGTTTAGATTTCAGTTTTTCTGGATTGAAAACGGCTATTTTATATTTCATTCAAAAAAACAAACAGCAGAATCCGAATTTTATCGAAGAAAATCTGAATGATATTTGCGCTTCTATTCAGCACACCATTATCGAAATTTTGATGGATAAAATTAAGCTGGCTGTAAAAGAAACTGGAATTACACAAATTGCTATTGGCGGAGGAGTTTCGGCAAATTCTGGAATTCGAAATACCTTAAAAGAAACCGAAAGCAAATACGGATGGAAAACTTTTATTCCGAAATTTGAATACACAACCGATAATGCTGCAATGATTGGAATTGTAGGATACCAAAAATACTTATCTAATCGTTTTGAAACTTCTGCTGTGGTTTCTAAAGCAAGAATCGAATTTTAA
- a CDS encoding 16S rRNA (uracil(1498)-N(3))-methyltransferase, with product MQLFFNPNIDETTESFSFDKEESRHIIKVLRKKDADILHVTNGFGLLFETQITLASDNKCTVEVLSITNAEKPKFHLHLAVAPTKMNDRFEWFLEKATEIGVQEITPIFCDRSERKVINRDRFEKIILSAMKQCNETFLPKLNEAISFKEFIKQKQNGLQLIAHCEETDKKSLKEVLKPNEDITILIGPEGDFSEKEIALALENNYKPVTLGNTRLRTETAAVVACHSVVFFNE from the coding sequence ATGCAGTTATTTTTTAATCCGAATATAGACGAGACAACCGAAAGTTTTTCTTTTGATAAAGAAGAAAGCCGTCATATTATAAAAGTTCTTAGAAAGAAAGATGCAGATATTTTGCATGTCACCAATGGTTTTGGATTATTGTTTGAGACTCAGATCACTCTGGCTTCAGATAATAAATGTACCGTTGAAGTGCTTTCTATAACAAATGCAGAAAAACCTAAATTCCATTTGCATCTGGCTGTTGCTCCAACCAAAATGAACGATCGTTTTGAATGGTTTCTAGAAAAAGCTACCGAAATTGGAGTTCAGGAAATCACTCCGATTTTCTGTGATCGCTCTGAACGAAAAGTAATTAATCGTGATCGTTTTGAAAAAATCATTCTTTCGGCAATGAAACAATGCAATGAAACCTTTCTTCCAAAATTGAATGAAGCTATTTCGTTTAAAGAATTTATTAAACAAAAACAAAATGGTTTACAGTTAATTGCACACTGCGAAGAAACCGATAAAAAGTCACTGAAAGAGGTTTTAAAACCAAATGAAGACATTACCATTTTAATTGGTCCAGAAGGTGATTTTTCTGAAAAAGAAATTGCATTGGCATTAGAAAACAATTACAAGCCTGTAACCCTAGGAAATACGCGTTTAAGAACAGAAACAGCTGCTGTGGTAGCTTGTCATAGTGTTGTTTTTTTTAATGAATAA
- a CDS encoding DUF4159 domain-containing protein: MKKIFYLLLLFSSVSFSQEIALLKYSGGGDWYANPTSLPNLISFCNANINTRIKSKPSTVEPSNPDLLSYPFVHMTGHGNVVFSDADVTNLRNYLTAGGFLHIDDNYGMDQYIRKEIKKIFPNNNLVELPANHPIFQKPFPFPNGLPKIHEHDGTRPQAFGIFIDNKLVLLYTYECDLGDGWEDPEVHNDPANVRDKALKMGANIINYIFTN, encoded by the coding sequence ATGAAAAAAATATTTTACTTATTGTTACTCTTTTCAAGTGTTTCTTTTTCACAAGAAATTGCTTTGCTTAAATACAGCGGTGGCGGCGATTGGTACGCAAATCCGACTTCGTTGCCAAATTTGATCAGTTTTTGCAATGCTAATATTAATACACGCATCAAAAGCAAACCTTCAACGGTAGAACCAAGCAATCCAGATTTACTTTCCTATCCGTTTGTACATATGACCGGACACGGAAATGTTGTTTTTAGTGATGCAGACGTAACAAACTTGAGAAATTATCTAACTGCTGGAGGTTTTCTGCATATTGATGATAATTACGGAATGGATCAATATATTCGAAAAGAAATCAAAAAGATATTTCCAAATAATAATTTAGTCGAGCTTCCGGCGAATCATCCTATTTTTCAGAAGCCTTTTCCTTTCCCAAATGGATTGCCAAAAATTCACGAACACGATGGAACTCGCCCACAGGCATTTGGTATTTTTATAGACAACAAACTGGTTTTGCTTTATACCTATGAATGTGATTTGGGTGATGGCTGGGAAGATCCCGAAGTTCATAATGATCCTGCAAACGTAAGAGACAAAGCCTTGAAAATGGGTGCCAACATTATCAATTATATTTTTACTAATTAA
- a CDS encoding TrmH family RNA methyltransferase: MQLTHEENQFERKTFPITLVCDHIYFQQNIGSLFRISEAFGVENIIFYGKDIPLTPRKINKTSRSTHLHVPHSVIENFNELHSYLTDNNFEIIALEITSNSKPLKEVMIPFDKKIALLIGSEINGISEELLKLSHQIVHINMFGKNSSMNVVQAASIALYEITSL, from the coding sequence ATGCAACTGACTCACGAAGAAAATCAATTTGAAAGAAAAACGTTTCCCATTACTTTGGTATGCGATCATATTTACTTTCAGCAGAATATTGGTTCTTTATTTAGAATTTCTGAAGCTTTCGGAGTTGAAAATATTATCTTTTACGGAAAAGATATTCCGCTTACACCACGTAAAATCAATAAAACTTCTAGAAGTACACATCTTCATGTGCCACATTCTGTAATTGAAAATTTCAACGAACTTCATTCCTATCTGACTGATAATAATTTCGAAATTATTGCTTTAGAAATTACTTCTAACAGCAAACCTTTAAAAGAAGTTATGATTCCTTTCGATAAAAAAATCGCACTTTTGATTGGAAGTGAAATCAACGGAATTTCTGAAGAACTTCTAAAACTTTCCCATCAAATTGTGCATATCAATATGTTTGGCAAAAATAGCAGTATGAATGTGGTTCAGGCTGCGAGTATTGCGCTTTATGAGATTACTTCGTTGTAA
- a CDS encoding zinc metalloprotease, producing the protein MKKVIITTFAALMLFACQNEQSDSANADASVPARRGCATQEVLEAQLKADPMLAIRMNEIETFTAQHAGSNFTGRLVNGKIEIPVVVNVLYKTAAQNISDAQIQSQIDVLNKDFNALNSDYNNVPALFSGVKANIGITFVLDQVIRKSTTKTSWGTNDAMKKTAQGGIAPTSPTTKLNLWSCVIGGGILGYAQFPGGASATDGVVIDPKYFGLSGSANAPYNLGRTATHEVGHWMNLRHIWGDATCGSDLVSDTPTHNTANYGVPAYPHYSTCTGTPVEMTMNYMDYVDDAAMYMFSTGQKNRISAIFTTGGARASFAQP; encoded by the coding sequence ATGAAAAAAGTTATTATTACCACATTTGCAGCATTAATGCTGTTTGCTTGTCAAAATGAACAATCTGATTCTGCTAATGCAGATGCAAGCGTTCCAGCAAGAAGAGGCTGTGCAACGCAAGAAGTTTTAGAAGCTCAATTGAAAGCCGATCCTATGTTGGCAATTAGAATGAACGAAATCGAAACTTTTACTGCACAACACGCAGGTTCAAATTTCACAGGCCGTTTGGTAAATGGAAAAATCGAAATTCCAGTTGTAGTAAACGTTTTATACAAAACTGCTGCACAAAACATTTCAGATGCACAAATTCAATCACAAATTGATGTGCTAAACAAAGATTTCAATGCTTTAAACTCTGATTACAATAATGTACCAGCATTATTCTCAGGAGTTAAAGCTAACATCGGAATTACTTTTGTTTTAGATCAGGTTATCAGAAAATCTACTACAAAAACTTCTTGGGGAACAAATGACGCTATGAAAAAAACAGCTCAGGGCGGAATTGCACCTACTTCTCCAACTACAAAATTAAACCTGTGGTCATGCGTTATTGGTGGCGGAATTTTAGGTTATGCACAATTTCCTGGAGGTGCTTCTGCTACAGACGGAGTGGTAATTGATCCTAAATACTTCGGATTATCTGGTTCTGCAAATGCTCCATATAACTTAGGAAGAACAGCTACACATGAAGTAGGTCACTGGATGAACTTACGTCACATCTGGGGAGATGCAACTTGCGGAAGCGATCTTGTTTCTGATACTCCTACTCATAACACAGCAAACTACGGAGTTCCTGCTTACCCTCATTACAGCACTTGTACAGGTACACCTGTAGAAATGACAATGAACTACATGGATTATGTTGATGATGCTGCAATGTACATGTTCTCGACAGGTCAGAAAAATAGAATATCGGCTATTTTTACAACTGGAGGTGCTAGAGCTTCTTTTGCACAACCATAA
- a CDS encoding AI-2E family transporter, with amino-acid sequence MITSKTISYGILRALATILIIGIVLYFLYEIQTVIVYLCISLLLCLIANPMVLLLKNKLKFSNSMAASTTIIFFIFLIVGFILLFVPLIISQANNLALLDTVHLQAQFIETENSLEKYFNIPHIDLNKVIKDSKLISFLDFSYFTGFINTIINFMADMGMGLVSVFFITFFFIKDQDIFKDQARRILPDSNEDKILNSIAKINHLLTRYFIGLLLQLIVVFILYLIVLLIFGNKNAFVIAFLCAILNIIPYLGPIIGTTLAAILTMISMIGKDFQSEILPTTIYVVIGFLLVQAIDNNISQPIISSKSVNSHPLEIFLVILISGITFGIVGMIIAIPAFTMIKVILKEFFPDNKIVSVLTERI; translated from the coding sequence ATGATCACATCAAAAACTATTTCTTACGGAATATTAAGAGCTTTAGCTACAATTTTAATAATTGGTATCGTCTTATATTTTTTATATGAAATTCAAACTGTAATCGTTTATTTGTGCATTTCGCTACTATTGTGTTTGATTGCCAATCCGATGGTGCTTCTTTTAAAGAACAAATTAAAATTCAGCAATTCGATGGCCGCTTCAACCACAATTATCTTTTTCATTTTTCTAATTGTGGGCTTTATTCTATTATTTGTCCCTTTAATTATTTCTCAAGCAAATAATCTAGCTCTTCTTGACACAGTACATCTGCAGGCTCAATTTATAGAGACAGAAAACAGTCTCGAAAAGTATTTTAATATTCCGCATATAGATTTGAATAAAGTTATAAAAGATTCTAAGCTCATTTCTTTCTTAGATTTTAGCTATTTTACAGGATTCATCAATACTATAATCAACTTTATGGCCGATATGGGAATGGGATTGGTGTCTGTATTTTTTATTACTTTCTTTTTCATAAAAGATCAAGATATCTTTAAAGATCAGGCGAGAAGAATATTGCCAGATTCAAATGAAGACAAAATTTTAAACTCCATCGCAAAAATAAACCATTTACTGACACGCTATTTCATTGGTTTATTACTGCAGCTAATTGTAGTGTTTATTCTATATCTGATTGTATTGCTAATCTTCGGAAATAAAAATGCTTTTGTAATTGCCTTTTTATGCGCCATTCTAAATATAATTCCCTATTTGGGACCAATTATCGGAACTACTTTGGCTGCGATTCTGACTATGATAAGCATGATTGGAAAAGATTTTCAATCAGAAATTCTGCCAACAACAATCTATGTCGTTATTGGTTTTTTATTGGTTCAGGCAATTGACAACAATATTAGCCAGCCCATAATTTCGTCAAAAAGTGTAAATTCGCACCCGTTAGAAATATTCTTGGTTATATTAATCAGCGGTATTACGTTTGGAATTGTGGGTATGATAATAGCCATTCCAGCGTTTACGATGATTAAAGTAATTTTAAAAGAATTTTTCCCTGACAACAAAATCGTCTCCGTATTAACCGAAAGAATTTAG
- a CDS encoding THUMP-like domain-containing protein, with the protein MNNPILHPEIQEYIIQNTGADITKLALQKNPFPEMDWILILNQIEARTKAQEKLPTWFATENIIYPSKISVEQTSSEKTAAYKASLISGESLIDLTGGFGVDDYYFSKKFKSITHCEINEQLSETVAHNFKQLQVENCTFYAGDSIHLLEETNQKYDWIYIDPSRRNDSKGKVFMLKDCLPNVPELLDFYFEKSDSILIKTAPLLDISAGLSELKNVKNIHIIALENEVKELLFEIHKEYTGEITLKTANILKEKTETFEFILGEESFPIYNLPQQYLYEPNSAIMKSGGFDEISTTFQINKLHKHSHLYTSEDLIDFPGRKFEVQKVIPYHKNEMKNELANKQANITTRNFPETVENIRKKWKIKNGGNLYCFFTTDVKDNKIVLICTKII; encoded by the coding sequence TTGAACAATCCTATTTTGCATCCAGAAATTCAAGAATATATAATTCAAAATACTGGTGCAGATATAACAAAATTGGCGCTCCAAAAAAATCCGTTTCCAGAAATGGATTGGATTTTAATTTTAAATCAGATTGAAGCCCGAACAAAAGCACAAGAAAAACTTCCGACTTGGTTTGCAACCGAAAATATTATTTATCCAAGCAAAATCTCAGTAGAACAAACTTCTTCAGAGAAAACTGCAGCTTATAAGGCTTCCTTAATATCTGGCGAATCTTTAATTGATTTAACTGGCGGTTTTGGCGTTGACGATTATTATTTTTCGAAGAAATTTAAATCGATAACGCATTGTGAAATAAATGAACAATTGTCTGAAACTGTAGCTCATAATTTTAAACAGCTGCAAGTTGAAAATTGTACTTTTTATGCTGGCGATTCTATTCATTTATTAGAAGAAACCAACCAAAAATACGATTGGATTTATATTGATCCTTCACGAAGAAACGACAGCAAAGGCAAAGTTTTCATGCTGAAAGACTGTCTGCCAAATGTTCCGGAATTGCTTGATTTTTATTTTGAAAAATCTGATTCTATTTTAATTAAAACTGCTCCTTTATTAGATATTTCGGCGGGATTATCAGAATTAAAGAATGTAAAGAACATTCACATCATTGCTTTAGAAAACGAAGTTAAAGAACTGCTTTTTGAAATTCATAAAGAGTATACCGGCGAAATAACTTTAAAGACTGCTAATATTTTAAAAGAAAAAACAGAAACTTTTGAATTTATTCTAGGCGAAGAATCTTTTCCTATTTATAATTTACCTCAACAATATTTATACGAACCAAATTCGGCAATTATGAAATCTGGAGGTTTTGATGAAATCAGCACCACTTTTCAGATTAATAAACTGCACAAACATTCTCATTTATATACTTCAGAAGATTTAATCGATTTTCCGGGAAGGAAATTTGAAGTTCAAAAAGTCATTCCATACCATAAAAATGAGATGAAAAACGAACTAGCCAATAAGCAAGCTAATATTACCACTCGTAATTTTCCTGAAACTGTAGAAAACATCCGAAAGAAGTGGAAAATAAAAAATGGAGGAAATTTGTATTGTTTTTTTACGACAGATGTAAAAGATAACAAAATAGTTTTAATTTGCACCAAAATAATCTAA
- a CDS encoding M15 family metallopeptidase: protein MNYIFKILVFFLFGISCLQAQNEAYTTSAEVKISDTTFVNLRDYSNDFVYDMKYATDDNFLKTKVYDCAECMLRLKTVKALIAANKDFLNKGYRIKLYDCYRPLDIQKKMWEIVSNPIYVADPKKGSIHNRGGAVDISLVDITGKEVDMGTSFDFFGIMASHNFKQLSKEILSNRAYLKKTMIKNGFNSFDSEWWHYNLKTGLKDNVSNQKWKCN, encoded by the coding sequence ATGAATTATATTTTCAAAATATTAGTCTTTTTCCTTTTTGGAATAAGCTGTTTACAGGCACAAAATGAAGCTTATACAACTTCAGCTGAAGTAAAGATTTCTGATACTACATTTGTGAATCTGCGAGATTACAGCAATGATTTTGTCTATGATATGAAATACGCAACAGATGATAATTTTTTAAAGACAAAAGTTTATGATTGTGCCGAATGTATGCTTCGTTTAAAGACTGTAAAAGCATTAATTGCAGCCAATAAGGATTTTTTGAATAAAGGTTATAGAATTAAATTATATGATTGTTACAGACCTTTGGATATTCAGAAAAAAATGTGGGAGATTGTATCGAATCCTATTTATGTTGCAGATCCAAAAAAAGGCTCCATCCATAATAGAGGAGGAGCCGTAGATATTTCTTTGGTGGATATAACCGGAAAAGAAGTTGATATGGGAACTTCTTTTGATTTTTTCGGAATTATGGCGAGTCATAATTTTAAACAGCTTTCAAAAGAAATACTTTCTAATAGAGCTTATTTAAAAAAGACCATGATTAAAAATGGCTTTAACTCTTTTGATTCTGAGTGGTGGCATTACAATTTAAAAACCGGTTTAAAGGATAATGTGTCCAACCAGAAATGGAAGTGCAATTAA
- a CDS encoding fatty acid desaturase family protein, with protein sequence MEKLKRPVYVKPGADDFFKKMRLEVNETVLKNSSLYVLNVVKSLGLLAVFFLFYACILFFGNRTPLLFLFYILSGITMIVLFINAFHDAAHGALFRKPKHNEWFLYVLELFGSNHWLWMRRHISLHHAYPNVPDWDVDIKQSDIIRIFPNSPLFNYHKYQHIYMWFIYPLYSLNWLYIRDFKDFFGTKDNYVKKVVDKIPRQEVYRLFAAKIINLIYLLFIPMMLLSQPWYIVLFAWLSMHLCGSAIGVVALVSTHVDEDAHFPHTDEDGNLSDTWVMHQMIVTKDFSTESKLANFLYGGFTHHVAHHLFPAVGHTYYPYITPIIKRYAEEYNLPYTSYPFYHAVRSHFRMLRDKGVKENILITGEI encoded by the coding sequence ATGGAAAAATTAAAACGACCGGTTTATGTTAAACCTGGAGCAGATGATTTTTTTAAAAAGATGCGTTTAGAAGTGAATGAAACGGTCTTAAAAAACTCGTCTTTGTATGTATTAAATGTTGTGAAGTCTTTAGGGCTTCTGGCAGTATTTTTTTTATTCTACGCCTGTATTTTATTTTTCGGGAACCGGACCCCGTTATTATTTCTTTTTTACATTTTGTCTGGTATTACAATGATCGTTTTATTTATAAATGCTTTTCATGATGCTGCACATGGAGCTTTGTTTAGAAAGCCTAAGCATAATGAATGGTTTTTATATGTTTTAGAACTCTTTGGGAGTAATCATTGGCTTTGGATGCGACGTCATATAAGCCTGCATCATGCTTATCCAAACGTGCCAGATTGGGACGTAGATATTAAACAGAGCGATATTATTAGAATATTTCCGAACAGTCCGCTGTTTAATTACCACAAGTATCAGCATATTTACATGTGGTTTATTTATCCTCTTTATAGCCTCAATTGGCTTTATATTAGAGATTTTAAAGACTTTTTTGGTACAAAGGACAACTATGTAAAGAAAGTAGTAGATAAAATTCCGAGACAAGAAGTTTATAGACTGTTTGCGGCTAAGATTATCAATCTCATTTATTTGCTTTTCATTCCAATGATGCTCTTAAGCCAGCCTTGGTATATCGTGCTTTTTGCATGGCTATCTATGCATTTATGCGGTAGTGCGATTGGTGTTGTGGCATTGGTTTCTACACACGTTGATGAAGATGCTCACTTTCCGCATACTGATGAAGATGGAAATCTTTCCGATACGTGGGTAATGCATCAAATGATAGTAACTAAAGATTTTAGTACAGAAAGCAAACTGGCTAATTTTCTTTACGGCGGATTTACGCATCACGTAGCACATCATCTTTTTCCAGCTGTTGGACATACGTACTATCCGTATATTACGCCAATTATAAAACGTTATGCAGAAGAATACAATTTGCCATACACCTCATATCCGTTTTACCACGCTGTTCGTTCTCATTTTAGAATGTTGAGAGACAAAGGTGTAAAAGAAAATATTCTGATTACAGGAGAAATATAA
- a CDS encoding helix-turn-helix domain-containing protein, whose amino-acid sequence MMYHEKLSKFFRDKGLKQKEVGAILGFSPAMIGRYLHGTASIGSEFILSLSKNFPDVDLNDLFADEQNKVNEAGPVYEKQNILNDLQEIEGRIHNIRLRLADKKFEE is encoded by the coding sequence ATGATGTATCACGAGAAACTAAGTAAATTCTTTAGGGATAAAGGATTAAAGCAGAAGGAAGTCGGGGCAATTTTAGGATTTAGCCCTGCAATGATTGGAAGATATTTACATGGAACGGCTAGTATAGGTTCTGAATTTATACTTAGCTTAAGTAAAAATTTTCCAGATGTGGATTTGAATGATCTTTTTGCCGATGAGCAAAATAAGGTTAATGAAGCTGGACCTGTTTATGAGAAGCAGAATATTCTGAATGACTTGCAAGAAATTGAAGGACGTATTCATAATATTCGCCTGCGTCTGGCAGATAAAAAGTTTGAGGAATAA
- a CDS encoding ThuA domain-containing protein has protein sequence MKNSIVFILLILSYFFQPDCTAQKQKKSRFKALVLYENGGHHLPFTKAAKPWLNKLAIDSSFTIDYIESTKTINETLLKQYQVFIQLDYPPYTWSEESMQAFQKYMNSGKGGWVGLHHATLLGEFDGYPMWKWFSDFMGGIRFVNYIPDFASGKVNIEDKSHPVTKGIPSDFIIQKEEWYTYDKSPRPNVHVLASVDESTYEPDSKIKMGDHPVVWTNDHFASRNVYIFMGHAPELFQNEAYTTLLRNSISWAVKRN, from the coding sequence ATGAAAAATTCAATAGTATTTATTCTACTTATTTTAAGCTATTTCTTTCAACCAGATTGCACAGCTCAAAAACAAAAAAAATCGCGATTTAAAGCTTTAGTTTTATACGAAAATGGCGGACATCATCTTCCGTTTACTAAAGCAGCTAAACCTTGGCTGAACAAACTTGCTATTGACAGCAGCTTTACCATTGATTATATTGAAAGCACCAAAACAATCAATGAAACACTTTTAAAACAATATCAGGTTTTTATACAATTAGATTATCCTCCTTATACTTGGAGCGAAGAATCGATGCAGGCGTTTCAGAAATACATGAACAGCGGAAAAGGCGGATGGGTTGGTTTGCATCATGCCACTTTGCTAGGTGAATTTGATGGATACCCAATGTGGAAATGGTTTTCTGATTTTATGGGCGGAATCAGATTTGTAAATTACATTCCAGATTTTGCTAGCGGAAAAGTAAACATAGAAGATAAATCGCATCCTGTAACTAAAGGAATTCCATCTGATTTCATTATCCAAAAAGAAGAATGGTATACTTATGACAAAAGTCCAAGGCCAAATGTTCATGTTCTGGCTTCAGTTGATGAGTCGACTTACGAACCCGATTCAAAAATAAAAATGGGAGATCATCCCGTAGTTTGGACAAACGATCATTTTGCTTCAAGAAACGTTTATATTTTTATGGGGCATGCTCCAGAATTATTCCAAAATGAAGCTTACACTACACTATTACGGAATTCTATTTCCTGGGCGGTTAAAAGAAACTAA
- a CDS encoding STM3941 family protein, producing the protein MNEEIKLYRNAKKTRSLLLYASAISILVAIMLLYGIGTFDGVFKIKLSIASGAILLIMLVLIFKMLASIKDKSPLIQIDSNGFSGRTTPVAKAFGRIEWQDVTDVQLQKVGGDTLVAVTTDNVDKYDGRVSKFLWKMAYDEQNSKLNIMYSASEIEIDADELYKLFLKYWKK; encoded by the coding sequence ATGAATGAAGAAATTAAATTATACCGAAACGCTAAGAAAACAAGAAGTTTACTTTTATATGCTAGCGCTATCAGTATTTTAGTAGCGATTATGCTTTTGTACGGAATAGGGACTTTTGATGGAGTATTTAAAATAAAACTATCGATTGCTTCTGGTGCTATTCTTTTGATAATGCTTGTTTTGATATTTAAAATGCTTGCAAGTATAAAAGACAAATCTCCCTTAATTCAAATAGATTCAAATGGATTTTCTGGAAGAACAACTCCAGTAGCTAAAGCTTTTGGAAGAATAGAATGGCAAGATGTTACCGATGTGCAATTGCAAAAAGTAGGAGGAGACACTTTGGTTGCAGTTACGACTGATAATGTGGACAAGTATGATGGTCGCGTTTCTAAATTTCTATGGAAAATGGCTTATGACGAGCAAAATTCTAAATTGAATATAATGTACTCGGCTTCAGAAATTGAAATCGATGCGGATGAATTGTATAAGCTGTTTTTAAAATACTGGAAAAAATAG
- a CDS encoding AAA family ATPase has product MIKKYNGMRIAILGAHKVGKTTFAEKLHETLPDYEFYSEPYFELQEMGFVFTEMPTADDYIIQLEHSLKQIVKSNRNAIFDRCPIDLLAYALAVDDKLNFSSIFNKIQNAIKEIDVFVFVPIEKPDRILCSASDLPELRYEVNDIIGELIDDFDLEVIEVKGSSSERLNQIQSKTQQFLAK; this is encoded by the coding sequence ATGATTAAAAAATATAATGGTATGAGGATAGCAATACTTGGAGCTCATAAGGTTGGTAAAACCACATTTGCAGAAAAACTGCATGAAACTCTTCCTGATTATGAGTTTTATTCAGAACCGTATTTTGAACTGCAGGAAATGGGATTTGTTTTTACTGAAATGCCTACTGCGGATGATTATATAATCCAGTTAGAACATTCTTTAAAGCAAATTGTAAAAAGTAACAGAAACGCTATTTTTGACCGCTGTCCAATTGATCTTTTAGCATATGCTTTAGCGGTCGATGATAAATTAAATTTTTCGTCAATATTTAATAAAATTCAGAATGCAATTAAAGAAATTGACGTTTTTGTATTTGTTCCTATTGAAAAGCCAGATCGGATTTTGTGCTCAGCCTCTGATTTGCCTGAACTGAGGTATGAAGTAAATGATATTATCGGAGAATTAATTGATGATTTTGATTTGGAAGTGATTGAAGTAAAAGGAAGTTCCTCCGAAAGACTAAATCAAATCCAAAGTAAAACGCAACAATTCCTTGCCAAATAG